Proteins encoded by one window of Cannabis sativa cultivar Pink pepper isolate KNU-18-1 chromosome 4, ASM2916894v1, whole genome shotgun sequence:
- the LOC115714159 gene encoding glycine-rich cell wall structural protein 1.8, with protein sequence MDRYQRVEKPKPESPINENEIRITTQGVIRNYISYATTLLQEKRVAEIVLKAMGQAISKTVAISEIIKSRIPRLHQDTAISSVSITDVWEPIEEGLVPVEMTRHVSMISITLSTKELDKSSPGYQEPYQGDQSKPQPNYQQQLQQPRQPRVPYNSVNEDSYNRGWGRGRGRGRGWNRGGYGGNYQVGYGGGNYQGGGYGNYGGGYGNYQDNGGYSNRGRGGGRGRGRGYRGTGTYERSTGSGLERGTGSGFERGTGSGYERGTGSGYERGAGYDRGTGYERSGGSYEKVTGYEGGRGGRGGGTGYERGGNGNYEKVAGYEGGRGGGYERGTGYEGGRGGGYERGTGTGYDRGRGGGGGGGGGRGYGRGRGRMGGRSRGGGVGIQG encoded by the exons ATGGATAGGTATCAAAGGGTTGAGAAGCCCAAGCCCGAATCTCCCATCAATGAAAATGAAATCCGAATCACCACCCAAGGTGTTATCAGAAACTATATCAGCTATGCGACCACTCTTCTCCAG GAGAAACGAGTTGCTGAGATTGTATTGAAAGCAATGGGTCAGGCAATCAGTAAGACGGTGGCCATTTCAGAGATTATAAAG AGTAGAATTCCTAGGTTGCATCAAGATACTGCTATCAGCTCAGTGAGCATAACTGACGTATGGGAACCTATTGAAGAGGGTCTTGTGCC TGTGGAGATGACTCGTCATGTCTCGATGATTTCAATTACTTTATCAACTAAAGAGCTTGACAAATCCTCTCCTGG TTACCAAGAGCCTTACCAAGGGGATCAGTCTAAGCCACAGCCAAACTATCAGCAGCAGTTGCAACAACCTAGGCAACCTCGTGTGCCATATAATTCTGTAAATGAAG ATTCGTATAACCGAGGTTGGGGCCGTGGTAGAGGACGAGGGAGGGGTTGGAATAGGGGTGGGTATGGTGGAAACTATCAGGTTGGGTATGGTGGTGGAAACTATCAAGGCGGTGGATATGGAAATTATGGAGGAGGTTATGGAAACTACCAAG ACAATGGTGGATATTCAAATCGGGGTAGAGGTGGTGGAAGAGGCAGAGGTCGAGGTTATCGAG GTACAGGTACATATGAAAGGAGTACAGGTTCTGGATTGGAAAGAGGCACAGGTTCTGGATTTGAAAGAGGTACAGGTTCTGGATACGAAAGGGGTACGGGTTCTGGATATGAAAGAGGTGCCGGATATGATAGGGGTACAGGATACGAAAGAAGTGGAGGAAGTTACGAAAAAGTTACAGGATATGAAGGAGGAAGAGGAGGCAGAGGCGGAGGTACAGGATACGAACGAGGTGGAAATGGAAATTACGAAAAAGTTGCAGGATATGAAGGAGGAAGAGGTGGAGGTTACGAAAGAGGTACAGGATATGAAGGAGGAAGAGGTGGAGGTTACGAAAGAGGTACAGGAACAGGATATGATAGAGGAAGGggtggaggaggaggaggaggagggggAAGAGGGTATGGCCGTGGGCGAGGACGGATGGGTGGCCGCTCAAGGGGGGGCGGTGTTGGGATCCAGGGTTGA
- the LOC115714373 gene encoding F-box/kelch-repeat protein At3g24760 produces MAQFSNLTPDLTELILSYLPIPTLLRASTVCKLWYHIVSSPNFSSSTNQIPWFFLYGLHNTSSRNNQSFAFDPLSNLWFCLPTGASPAPHLPNSSCFLGLDKFVLTTAPNFTYSRILKRTWRSTSPLRFSRINPLVGVFDHESRRVPRFVVVGGVRFIGNLVDIEDRLAVEIYDPDSDSWQICPPLPSDFRSGNSSQSLSSALFKGRFYVFGIYSCFVSSFDLIQHQWSDVLILRPPGVVFSFLIACQDRLILAGMCNTPVGLSFNLWKIDEKTMEFSSIGAMPRDLLYSLFDSDDDDKFASLKCVGLGNLIYVFNEDYHKKYPACVCEIVDESGGDDKCGWRRVPPLPSPVNKFHKVISFCSTISVHNILRGEEDFDQIQMRAD; encoded by the coding sequence ATGGCACAATTCAGCAACCTCACTCCAGACCTAACCGAACTCATCCTCTCCTACCTTCCAATCCCAACTCTCCTCAGAGCTTCAACTGTCTGCAAACTCTGGTACCACATCGTTTCATCCccaaatttctcttcttctacCAACCAAATCCCATGGTTCTTCCTTTACGGACTCCACAACACTTCTTCAAGGAACAACCAGTCCTTCGCTTTCGACCCATTATCTAATCTCTGGTTCTGCCTCCCCACCGGAGCTTCTCCTGCACCTCACCTACCCAATTCATCTTGCTTCCTCGGACTCGATAAATTCGTTCTCACCACTGCTCCTAATTTCACCTACTCCAGGATTCTTAAACGGACTTGGCGATCCACTTCTCCGCTTCGATTCTCGCGGATTAATCCTCTTGTCGGTGTTTTTGATCATGAATCTCGACGAGTTCCCAGATTCGTTGTCGTTGGTGGTGTCAGATTCATTGGGAACTTAGTTGATATTGAGGATCGATTGGCGGTTGAGATTTACGATCCTGATTCTGATTCTTGGCAGATTTGTCCACCTCTGCCGTCTGATTTCAGATCCGGTAATTCGTCGCAATCTCTCTCGTCGGCTTTGTTTAAGGGAAGGTTTTATGTCTTTGGTATATACTCTTGTTTCGTTTCGTCTTTTGATCTGATCCAACATCAGTGGAGCGATGTTCTTATCCTTAGGCCACCTGGTGTTGTTTTCTCGTTTTTGATCGCGTGCCAGGACCGGCTAATCTTGGCCGGAATGTGTAACACGCCGGTTGGGTTGTCGTTTAATTTGTGGAAAATCGATGAGAAGACTATGGAGTTCAGCTCAATTGGAGCTATGCCTAGGGATTTGCTGTACAGTTTGTTTGatagtgatgatgatgataaatTTGCGAGCTTGAAATGTGTTGGACTTGGTAATCTTATCTATGTTTTCAATGAGGATTACCATAAGAAATACCCTGCTTGTGTTTGTGAGATTGTAGATGAGTCTGGTGGTGATGACAAGTGTGGCTGGAGAAGAGTCCCTCCATTGCCTTCCCCTGTTAATAAATTTCACAAAGTCATTAGCTTTTGTTCAACGATTTCTGTACACAACATTCTTAGAGGAGAAGAAGATTTtgatcagattcagatgagggCAGATTGA